The following coding sequences lie in one Arachis stenosperma cultivar V10309 chromosome 5, arast.V10309.gnm1.PFL2, whole genome shotgun sequence genomic window:
- the LOC130983190 gene encoding NADPH:quinone oxidoreductase has translation MAALSGTSSQIIKVAALSGSLRKGSYNRGLVRSAIELSKTAVEGLQIEYIDISPLPLLNTDLEKEGTYPPEVEAFRQKILVADSILFASPEYNYSIAAPLKNAIDWASRAPNVWAGKPAAIVSAGGGFGGGRSQYHLRQVGVFLDLHFINKPEFFLNAFQPPAKFNDDGDLIDEDAKKRLKEVLLSLKKFTLQLNGKN, from the exons ATGGCAGCACTCAGTGGAACTTCCTCCCAGATTATTAAGGTTGCGGCGCTTTCTGGTTCGCTGCGAAAGGGATCTTACAACAGAGGTCTTGTCCGTTCAG CTATTGAACTAAGCAAAACTGCGGTTGAAGGCCTCCAAATTGAGTACATTGACATTTCGCCACTGCCATTATTGAACACTGATCTTGAGAAGGAAGGGACTTACCCTCCAGAAGTTGAAGCGTTTCGCCAGAAGATTCTTGTAGCTGACAGCATTCTTTTCGCTTCCCCTGAGTATAATTACTCAATTGCAG CTCCATTGAAGAACGCAATTGACTGGGCATCTAGAGCGCCAAATGTTTGGGCTGGTAAGCCTGCGGCCATTGTAAGCGCCGGAGGAGGCTTTGGCGGAGGAAGATCACAATATCATCTCCGCCAAGTGGGGGTTTTCCTCGATCTGCATTTCATAAATAAACCTGAGTTCTTCCTAAATGCATTCCAGCCTCCCGCAAAGTTTAACGATGATGGTGATTTGATTGATGAAGATGCCAAGAAACGGTTGAAGGAAGTGCTTCTGTCCTTGAAGAAATTCACCCTGCAACTCAATGGAAAAAACTGA